The Brachyspira hyodysenteriae ATCC 27164 genome includes a window with the following:
- a CDS encoding DUF2723 domain-containing protein: MAKLSHLEKEYIKANYKNKSIDELTKKLEKDRELIEEYINNLQNSQKNNTKTNKKEKVNKENGGNIISKLFSKKENQEPIYKRYEIKPYHLSKIDAIFAAVAFLFTFFLYLFTLTPSLSAGDNGELTTAAYFLGVGHAPGYPFYTLMSKLFTYIPFGNIAWRTNLFSGTCAAIAMIFFYLIMVKVLGQNRVERGFSPIVQIPALFASIAFAISDNMWAQATMAEVYSLNILQIASMLLILVYWFENVWKHANDEVPYYGNKYLMAFGFLYGVALANHHVTLPFAFAPLLFIAVVLFLVHKDRYINHIETSFISIFVFLVLLFIGGFGYYRFIMNYEAYLYFPPGVASNDSIFSIIFKPFADMNIMSDIFTALANGSYLRPDMIQNLKSPFYPTLYKGMFLVFWPLFLVLVWCLVYRYFLCKIDKFNNDNDFITGISISYYKMLLMLAVGVMIYAYMPIRARALPPLNWGQLNEPSGWENLSYLFSMIHRKQYGASGNDIAAAFILHPEQVSALINIFKTQLTVLGLLFLIPGLFQIFKKNKFIGIFSVFGLLSFAVSLMAYTNPPPSVRTLSFVEVFFLPATLYMIVIIGFGIQWYMEYFNTNIKNVLKPASEETADTVLKPYHAISLAAILLIMIPIFAMNLSRNNNSKDYSNHDYSYNMMNSLPDNAIFATEGGDNQVFGLVYYTMVERRRPDLKIYDQKGNVFERIYGNLMKTDGRWLGDISDAVDKDFIESGRPYYMAWRRDGLYRLGDYYFKAYGLVFKVQPIKYALVDELEFFKILTVNDYKDIAKEHLKRDYENDKLAADLNALLDEGLISVARKNIYDGNEEITFVKMYELPFPQFKTEEDYWNSYTMQGTAEEISHYDFLTREIFVSSYSLAKIDLYNRRIKTYQKLLGFMGNGDVAKNGITRAEANQKIAEFQDLKKQEEDRMLTIGFDMSNVYFAVGNQAIMDGNYERAAMMFEELIKLEKLIYPAYFNLTASYEYLARSKDTPYDKEAQYLNKAKETLERAEKTFHRGKDMGDAAREQNQTYQQIKQFMARIDAQLKTTRQQADNLKAQAMKEDTFESYSSYANYIYQNRQDIEETLWAKLEAKKRARSKDHIIGVNKDISILYANLGDTASSISILNDTLKMPDLTRDERRGLEFDLANIYLNNKMYDQAISTYSKYTNELTQDGAFALYAIGHIYIEQNKIVEALNIYNDFRRIMSPLAASNDVIANLDKDVESRRLQIMQYLGTMGQ; this comes from the coding sequence GCATCTGGAAAAAGAGTACATCAAAGCTAATTATAAAAATAAAAGCATTGATGAGCTTACGAAAAAATTAGAAAAAGACAGAGAGTTAATAGAAGAATATATTAATAATCTGCAAAATAGTCAAAAAAATAATACAAAAACTAATAAGAAAGAAAAAGTAAATAAAGAAAACGGCGGAAATATAATTTCTAAATTATTCTCTAAGAAAGAAAATCAGGAACCTATTTATAAAAGATATGAAATAAAGCCTTATCATCTTTCAAAAATAGATGCTATATTTGCTGCTGTAGCTTTTCTTTTCACATTCTTTTTGTATTTATTTACTCTAACTCCTTCACTTTCAGCAGGTGATAATGGAGAGCTTACAACAGCTGCTTACTTCTTGGGTGTAGGGCATGCTCCGGGATATCCTTTCTATACTTTGATGTCCAAATTATTTACTTATATACCTTTTGGAAATATTGCTTGGAGAACAAATTTATTCTCAGGAACTTGTGCAGCAATAGCAATGATTTTCTTCTATCTTATTATGGTAAAAGTATTAGGACAAAATAGAGTTGAAAGAGGATTCTCTCCTATAGTACAGATACCTGCACTTTTTGCAAGCATTGCTTTTGCTATATCTGATAATATGTGGGCACAGGCTACAATGGCTGAGGTTTACAGCTTGAATATACTTCAAATAGCTTCTATGCTTTTAATACTTGTTTACTGGTTTGAAAATGTATGGAAGCATGCCAATGATGAAGTACCTTATTATGGAAATAAATATTTAATGGCTTTCGGATTTTTGTATGGTGTGGCACTTGCAAATCACCATGTAACTTTGCCTTTCGCTTTTGCTCCTCTTTTGTTTATAGCCGTTGTATTATTCTTAGTTCATAAAGATAGATATATCAATCATATAGAAACTTCATTTATATCAATATTTGTATTTTTAGTGTTATTATTTATAGGCGGTTTCGGATACTATAGATTTATTATGAATTATGAGGCTTATTTATATTTTCCTCCGGGAGTAGCTTCAAATGATTCTATATTCTCTATAATATTCAAGCCTTTCGCTGATATGAATATAATGAGCGATATATTTACAGCATTAGCTAACGGTTCTTATTTAAGACCTGATATGATACAGAATCTAAAATCGCCATTCTACCCTACTTTATATAAAGGTATGTTCTTAGTATTTTGGCCTTTATTTTTAGTATTAGTTTGGTGCTTAGTATATAGATATTTCTTATGTAAAATAGATAAATTCAATAATGATAATGACTTTATCACAGGAATATCAATATCATATTATAAAATGCTTTTAATGCTTGCAGTAGGCGTTATGATATATGCTTACATGCCTATAAGAGCTAGAGCTTTACCTCCTCTAAACTGGGGACAATTAAATGAACCTTCAGGCTGGGAAAATTTAAGCTATTTATTTAGTATGATACATAGAAAACAGTATGGAGCTTCAGGAAATGATATTGCTGCAGCCTTCATACTTCACCCAGAACAGGTATCTGCTTTGATAAATATATTCAAAACTCAATTAACAGTATTAGGTTTATTATTCTTAATACCTGGATTATTCCAAATATTCAAGAAAAATAAGTTTATAGGTATATTCTCAGTATTCGGACTTTTGAGTTTTGCCGTATCTTTAATGGCATATACTAATCCGCCTCCAAGTGTAAGAACTCTATCATTTGTAGAAGTATTCTTCTTGCCAGCAACTTTATATATGATTGTAATAATAGGATTCGGTATTCAATGGTATATGGAATATTTCAATACTAATATAAAAAATGTATTAAAGCCGGCATCAGAAGAAACAGCAGATACAGTATTAAAGCCTTATCATGCTATATCACTTGCTGCAATACTTTTGATAATGATACCTATATTCGCTATGAATTTAAGCCGTAACAATAACTCAAAAGATTACAGCAACCATGACTATTCATACAATATGATGAACTCACTTCCTGACAATGCTATATTTGCCACAGAGGGAGGAGATAACCAAGTATTCGGACTTGTATATTATACTATGGTAGAGAGAAGAAGACCGGATTTGAAAATATATGACCAGAAAGGTAATGTATTTGAAAGAATATACGGTAACCTTATGAAAACAGACGGCAGATGGCTTGGAGATATTAGTGATGCTGTAGATAAAGACTTCATAGAATCAGGCAGACCTTATTATATGGCTTGGAGACGTGACGGACTTTACAGACTTGGAGATTATTATTTCAAGGCTTATGGTTTGGTGTTCAAAGTTCAGCCTATAAAATATGCTTTAGTAGATGAATTAGAGTTCTTTAAAATACTTACAGTTAATGACTATAAAGATATTGCTAAAGAGCATTTAAAAAGAGATTATGAGAATGACAAATTAGCAGCTGACTTAAATGCATTATTAGATGAGGGTTTAATTTCGGTTGCAAGAAAAAATATATATGACGGAAATGAAGAGATAACTTTCGTAAAAATGTATGAACTTCCTTTCCCTCAATTCAAAACAGAAGAAGATTATTGGAACAGCTATACTATGCAGGGAACTGCTGAAGAAATATCACATTATGACTTCCTAACAAGAGAGATATTCGTTAGTTCTTATTCTTTAGCTAAAATAGATTTATATAATAGAAGAATAAAAACTTATCAGAAATTACTCGGCTTTATGGGTAATGGCGATGTTGCTAAAAATGGTATAACAAGAGCAGAAGCTAATCAAAAAATAGCAGAGTTTCAGGATTTAAAGAAACAAGAAGAAGACAGAATGCTTACTATAGGCTTTGATATGTCTAATGTATATTTTGCAGTAGGAAATCAGGCTATTATGGACGGCAATTATGAAAGAGCTGCTATGATGTTTGAAGAGCTTATAAAGTTAGAAAAACTTATTTATCCTGCTTATTTCAATTTGACCGCTTCTTATGAATATTTAGCACGTTCAAAAGATACTCCTTATGATAAAGAGGCTCAATATTTAAATAAAGCTAAAGAAACTCTTGAAAGAGCAGAAAAAACTTTCCATAGAGGAAAAGATATGGGGGATGCTGCAAGAGAGCAGAATCAAACTTATCAGCAAATAAAACAATTTATGGCTAGAATAGATGCTCAGCTTAAAACTACAAGACAGCAGGCTGATAATCTTAAAGCTCAGGCTATGAAAGAAGATACTTTTGAAAGCTATTCTTCTTATGCTAATTATATATATCAAAACAGACAAGATATAGAAGAAACTTTATGGGCTAAATTGGAAGCTAAGAAGAGAGCAAGAAGCAAAGATCATATAATAGGTGTTAATAAAGATATATCAATACTTTATGCTAATTTAGGCGACACAGCAAGTTCTATAAGCATATTGAACGATACTTTAAAAATGCCTGATTTGACTAGAGATGAAAGAAGAGGACTAGAGTTCGATTTAGCTAATATTTATCTAAACAATAAAATGTATGATCAAGCTATAAGCACATATTCAAAATATACTAATGAGCTTACTCAAGACGGTGCATTTGCTTTATATGCTATAGGACATATATACATAGAGCAAAATAAAATTGTAGAGGCGTTAAATATTTATAATGACTTCAGAAGAATAATGTCGCCTTTAGCTGCAAGTAATGATGTTATAGCTAATTTAGATAAAGATGTTGAAAGCAGAAGACTTCAGATAATGCAGTATTTAGGTACTATGGGACAATAA
- the metX gene encoding homoserine O-acetyltransferase MetX produces MKNIKNKKEQKNNEQEKTELKYFNYEKPFKFENGASINELTIAYTVNGHLNVNKDNAILVCHAFTGDADVIAWWDNFVGKKKAIDTDKYFVICSNVLGGCSGTTGPSSKKPNSNSYYGTDFPTFTIKDIVKVQKILIDSLGINKLYCVAGGSMGGMQVLQWTASYPQMMEKAIVIASSMSHSPMQIALNEIARQAITEDTEWYGGKYYGMSSPDRGLALARMLGHITYMSEEYMRKKFGRKRKTAVKYFTPSFEVENYLHYNGEKFTARFDANSFLYLTKAMDFFDVKDEIKKIKHKKNINLKKTLIISFISDWLYPSTQSAEIVAAYQHSNIDTTFHEIESNYGHDAFLLKNTEQTKYIKNFLNN; encoded by the coding sequence ATGAAGAATATAAAAAATAAAAAAGAACAAAAGAATAATGAACAAGAAAAAACAGAATTGAAGTATTTTAATTATGAAAAACCTTTCAAATTTGAAAATGGAGCTTCAATAAATGAGTTAACTATAGCATATACTGTAAATGGACATTTGAATGTAAATAAAGATAATGCCATTTTAGTATGTCATGCTTTTACAGGAGATGCTGATGTTATTGCTTGGTGGGATAATTTTGTAGGAAAGAAAAAGGCAATAGATACAGATAAATATTTTGTAATATGCTCGAATGTGTTAGGAGGATGCAGCGGAACTACAGGACCTTCCTCTAAAAAGCCAAATAGCAATTCATATTATGGTACAGATTTCCCAACTTTCACTATTAAAGATATAGTAAAAGTTCAGAAGATATTAATTGACAGTTTAGGAATAAACAAACTTTATTGTGTAGCAGGCGGTTCTATGGGAGGCATGCAGGTATTACAATGGACTGCTTCTTATCCTCAAATGATGGAAAAAGCAATAGTAATAGCTAGTTCTATGAGCCATTCTCCTATGCAGATAGCTTTGAATGAAATAGCCAGACAGGCAATAACAGAAGATACTGAATGGTATGGTGGGAAATATTATGGTATGTCATCTCCTGACAGAGGACTTGCTTTAGCTAGAATGCTTGGACATATCACATACATGAGTGAAGAATATATGAGAAAGAAATTCGGAAGAAAGAGAAAAACAGCTGTTAAATATTTTACTCCTTCTTTTGAAGTAGAAAATTATCTTCATTATAACGGAGAAAAATTTACAGCAAGATTCGATGCAAATAGTTTTTTATATCTTACTAAAGCTATGGATTTTTTTGATGTTAAAGATGAAATAAAAAAAATAAAACATAAAAAGAATATTAATTTGAAAAAAACACTTATAATATCTTTTATATCAGATTGGCTTTATCCAAGTACACAATCCGCAGAGATAGTTGCCGCTTATCAGCATTCTAATATAGATACAACATTTCATGAAATAGAATCTAATTACGGACATGATGCTTTTTTACTTAAAAATACTGAACAAACTAAATATATAAAAAATTTTTTAAATAATTAA
- a CDS encoding O-acetylhomoserine aminocarboxypropyltransferase/cysteine synthase family protein, producing the protein MSRELKFETLAAHAGQDYNDTFGSRGVPVYKTTSYLFRDSKHAADLFDLKELGYIYTRLGDPTADILEKRITAMECGKASIAVSSGTNAIFYTIITICEAGDEIVSAFNVYGGTYSQFGAILPKLGINTKFVDAKDPENFAKAITDKTKLIFIETISNPSLDFTDIEAVAKIAHNAGIPLVIDGTFTTPYLLQTIKHGADIVINSLTKWIGGHGSAVGGIITDGGNFNWQSDKFPLFSKPDANYHGLRWAYDLPDELKNIAFALRVRTVPLRNLGACLSPDNSWIFIQGTESLAVRMDRHCSNALKVAEFLEKDDRVEWVRYPGLKNDPSYATASKYLKDKFGGMVVFGIKGGYEAAVKFIDNIKLFSHLVNVGDVKSLVAHPASTTHSQLSEEELKKGGISKNFIRLSIGIEHIDDILYYLDEALTIANK; encoded by the coding sequence ATGTCAAGAGAATTGAAATTTGAAACATTAGCTGCACATGCGGGACAAGATTATAATGATACATTCGGAAGCAGAGGAGTTCCGGTATATAAAACTACTTCATATTTATTTAGAGATTCAAAACATGCTGCTGACTTATTTGATTTAAAAGAACTAGGTTATATTTATACAAGACTAGGAGATCCTACAGCAGATATATTAGAAAAAAGAATTACAGCTATGGAATGCGGTAAGGCATCTATTGCAGTATCTTCAGGAACAAATGCTATTTTTTATACTATAATCACTATATGTGAGGCTGGAGATGAAATAGTTTCTGCATTCAATGTATATGGAGGAACATATTCACAATTTGGAGCAATACTTCCTAAACTAGGAATTAACACAAAATTTGTAGATGCTAAAGACCCAGAGAATTTTGCTAAGGCTATAACAGATAAAACTAAATTAATATTTATAGAAACAATTTCAAACCCTTCATTAGATTTTACAGATATTGAAGCAGTTGCTAAAATAGCACATAATGCCGGAATACCATTAGTTATAGACGGAACTTTTACAACTCCTTATCTTTTGCAAACTATTAAACATGGTGCCGATATTGTAATAAACTCTCTTACAAAATGGATAGGCGGACATGGAAGTGCTGTTGGAGGAATAATCACTGACGGCGGTAACTTTAATTGGCAAAGCGATAAATTCCCACTATTTTCAAAACCAGATGCAAATTATCATGGATTAAGATGGGCTTATGATTTGCCTGATGAACTTAAAAATATAGCATTTGCTTTGAGAGTAAGAACTGTACCTCTTAGAAATTTGGGTGCTTGTCTTTCTCCTGATAACTCTTGGATATTCATTCAGGGAACAGAATCTTTGGCAGTGAGAATGGACAGACATTGCTCTAATGCTTTAAAAGTTGCTGAGTTCTTAGAAAAAGATGATAGAGTTGAATGGGTAAGATATCCGGGACTTAAAAATGATCCGTCTTATGCTACAGCAAGTAAATATTTGAAAGATAAATTCGGAGGTATGGTTGTATTCGGTATAAAAGGCGGGTATGAAGCTGCAGTTAAATTTATAGACAATATAAAATTATTCTCTCATTTGGTTAATGTAGGAGATGTTAAGAGTTTAGTTGCACATCCTGCTTCTACTACTCATTCTCAATTATCTGAAGAAGAGTTGAAAAAGGGAGGAATAAGTAAAAACTTTATAAGGCTTTCAATAGGTATAGAACATATTGATGATATACTTTATTATTTAGACGAGGCTTTAACTATAGCAAATAAATAA
- a CDS encoding thermonuclease family protein, protein MRTSNKKNEKIIKTCIYTIIIIFVFIFAIKTYNLKESKDLIIDSKSIISMIENNKASIIYDCIKNRDKVYVLYAENDDDKKYIKTHFPSIKFIGRFKLIFYTLFFKDKIMFYASDDKLIDKLRFFKIHYSRVVLDINDINRDEYLTLKDSYNTKLFLSFTNKDFYNIDSNYNKELSKYLSDLDKDHIRVVDGDTIKYKDNYYRFIGLDAPELKQNYGTNVKAYVENKIKNASNVSILVGSYDAFGRILCHLFIDGIPLAYPMMKDKQAKETIMKYGDSGFVTIASNIVYLSKFQGRRPFTDPTKFRSENR, encoded by the coding sequence ATGCGAACTTCTAATAAAAAAAATGAAAAAATTATAAAGACTTGTATTTATACTATCATAATAATATTTGTTTTTATTTTTGCAATTAAAACTTATAATCTTAAAGAAAGCAAAGATTTAATTATTGACTCAAAATCAATAATAAGCATGATAGAAAATAATAAAGCAAGTATTATATATGATTGTATAAAAAACAGAGATAAAGTTTATGTATTGTATGCTGAAAATGATGATGACAAAAAATATATAAAAACTCATTTTCCAAGCATAAAATTTATAGGCAGGTTCAAACTAATTTTTTATACTTTATTTTTTAAAGACAAAATTATGTTTTATGCTAGCGATGATAAACTGATTGATAAACTTAGATTTTTTAAAATTCATTATAGCCGCGTAGTTTTGGATATTAACGATATAAACAGAGATGAATATTTAACTTTAAAAGATTCTTACAATACAAAACTTTTTCTCTCATTTACAAATAAAGATTTTTATAATATAGATTCCAACTATAATAAAGAGCTATCAAAATATTTATCAGATTTAGACAAAGATCATATAAGAGTGGTAGACGGCGACACTATAAAATATAAAGACAATTACTACAGATTCATAGGACTTGATGCCCCAGAACTAAAGCAGAACTATGGAACTAATGTTAAAGCCTATGTTGAAAACAAAATTAAAAATGCTTCAAATGTCAGCATTCTTGTAGGCTCTTATGATGCTTTCGGACGTATACTATGTCATTTATTTATAGATGGTATACCATTAGCATATCCTATGATGAAAGACAAGCAAGCCAAAGAAACCATAATGAAATACGGAGATAGTGGCTTTGTAACTATAGCAAGCAATATAGTTTATTTGTCAAAATTTCAAGGCAGACGCCCATTCACAGATCCTACCAAATTTAGAAGCGAGAACAGATAA
- the thiE gene encoding thiamine phosphate synthase, translating into MKGIEDIINTKDINKRREILKEKYFKDSIYCVTAEDFSNGRNNIEVVKSMLEAGIKIIQYREKDNPNKYMREKYEECLKIRELTKEYDALFIIDDYADLAIAVEADGVHIGQKDMPIEAVRKIVGYDKIVGLSTTNEKQAMEAVKTSADYIGIGPIFSTNTKPDANEATGIDYLDYVVKNLDVPFVCIGGIKLNNMDLLIEHKAMSLCMLTEIVSSEDIKSKCELLIKKMKKL; encoded by the coding sequence ATGAAAGGTATAGAAGATATAATAAATACAAAAGATATTAATAAAAGAAGAGAGATTTTAAAAGAGAAATATTTTAAAGATTCAATATACTGTGTAACAGCAGAAGATTTTTCTAACGGAAGAAATAATATAGAAGTTGTAAAATCAATGCTTGAAGCGGGCATTAAAATAATACAGTACAGAGAAAAAGACAATCCTAATAAATATATGCGTGAAAAGTATGAGGAATGCTTAAAAATCAGAGAGCTTACAAAAGAGTATGATGCTTTATTTATAATAGATGATTATGCTGATTTGGCTATTGCAGTTGAAGCTGACGGAGTTCATATAGGGCAAAAAGATATGCCTATTGAAGCAGTGAGAAAAATAGTTGGCTATGATAAAATTGTTGGGCTTTCTACTACTAATGAAAAACAAGCAATGGAAGCTGTAAAAACTAGTGCAGATTATATTGGAATAGGACCTATATTTTCAACTAATACTAAACCTGATGCTAATGAAGCTACAGGAATTGATTATCTTGATTATGTAGTTAAAAATTTGGATGTTCCTTTCGTTTGTATAGGCGGAATAAAATTAAATAATATGGATTTGCTTATAGAACATAAAGCTATGAGTTTATGCATGCTTACAGAGATAGTATCTTCTGAGGATATAAAATCTAAATGCGAACTTCTAATAAAAAAAATGAAAAAATTATAA
- the lgt gene encoding prolipoprotein diacylglyceryl transferase, which produces MIYPEFFTPYVFPPNIPILGAIRWYGLMYIVGILVSCIILYFVQKRGWIKFNLNEKNGGIYDMVFYAAVGAIAGARIGYFLFYSPQSFLTPWEIIGINLDNGFSFTGFAGMSFHGGFIGMFIALFIFSKKYKYDFYNITDNGTLPASLCLFFGRIGNFMNAELYGRVTDSFLGMKFPLYDAVGGYDRWAAMFPAIRPYTELRHPSQLYEAFLEGIVLAFVSFLIGYLSEKNKNIRPGTRLWVWIFLYGLFRTLIEQFARDITEWTVGPITAGAIYSMPMMLIGIVMLVYIYTRKDYNPALEANTKEVKKNKK; this is translated from the coding sequence ATGATATATCCAGAATTTTTTACTCCTTATGTGTTTCCGCCTAACATACCAATACTAGGTGCTATAAGATGGTATGGGCTTATGTATATTGTAGGTATTTTAGTATCTTGCATAATATTATATTTTGTTCAAAAAAGAGGTTGGATAAAATTCAATCTTAATGAAAAAAACGGCGGTATATATGATATGGTTTTTTATGCTGCTGTTGGTGCTATAGCTGGAGCTAGAATTGGTTATTTTCTTTTTTACTCACCGCAAAGTTTTTTGACACCTTGGGAAATAATAGGTATTAATCTTGATAATGGATTTAGTTTCACAGGTTTCGCTGGAATGTCATTTCATGGCGGATTTATAGGAATGTTTATAGCATTATTTATATTCAGCAAAAAGTATAAATATGATTTTTATAATATCACAGATAACGGCACGCTTCCTGCTAGTTTATGTTTATTCTTTGGAAGGATTGGAAATTTCATGAATGCTGAACTTTATGGAAGAGTTACAGATTCTTTTTTAGGAATGAAATTTCCTTTATATGATGCAGTAGGCGGTTATGACAGATGGGCAGCAATGTTTCCGGCAATAAGGCCTTATACAGAATTAAGACACCCTTCACAATTATACGAAGCATTTCTTGAAGGTATTGTTCTTGCTTTTGTATCTTTTTTAATAGGATATTTAAGCGAGAAAAATAAAAATATAAGACCAGGTACAAGGCTTTGGGTCTGGATTTTCCTTTACGGACTTTTCAGAACTTTAATAGAACAGTTCGCAAGGGACATTACAGAATGGACAGTAGGTCCAATCACAGCTGGTGCTATTTATTCTATGCCTATGATGTTAATCGGTATTGTTATGCTTGTTTATATTTATACGAGAAAAGATTATAATCCTGCACTTGAAGCAAATACAAAAGAAGTTAAAAAGAATAAAAAATAA
- the cysS gene encoding cysteine--tRNA ligase, translating to MKDIVFYNSLTREKEVFKPINANEVGMYSCGPTVYNYAHIGNFRAYIFSDLLRRVLEDYGYNVKLVMNLTDVDDKTIKNSKENHISLNDYTKKYKEAFFEDIKTLGIKKATVNPAATDHIKEMINIIELLKKNGHTYESDGSVYFKISTFPQYGELANLDKQELLDGASGRVLNDEYDKENASDFVLWKAYTEDDGDVYWDSPFGKGRPGWHIECSAMSCKYLGKHFDIHTGGVDNKFPHHENEIAQNEAAFNEKFVNYWLHCEHLIVDGEKMSKSKGNFYTLRDLLDKGLSPEAIRYSLINSHYRKQLNFTIEGIKQSQSAIDRVNDLIFRLKDINNTESNEINENLLKELEVSNEKFSDSIYNDLNISEALGILFTLVKTVNTSFDSINVNTRDAILKFIGRVNNIINCFNMGDTDKKSNNEDEDKINKLIEERTIAKKEKNYQKADEIRNQLLSMGIEIMDTPQGVKWKRK from the coding sequence ATGAAAGATATAGTATTTTATAATTCACTCACTAGAGAAAAAGAAGTATTCAAACCTATTAATGCTAATGAAGTTGGTATGTATTCATGCGGACCTACTGTATATAATTATGCTCATATAGGTAATTTCAGGGCATATATATTCAGCGACTTACTTAGAAGGGTATTAGAGGATTATGGATATAATGTTAAGCTTGTAATGAATTTGACAGATGTCGATGATAAAACTATAAAAAATTCTAAAGAAAATCATATATCTTTGAATGATTATACAAAGAAATATAAAGAAGCATTTTTTGAAGATATAAAAACATTGGGAATAAAAAAAGCTACTGTAAACCCAGCAGCCACTGATCATATAAAAGAGATGATTAATATTATAGAACTTCTTAAAAAGAATGGTCATACTTATGAATCAGACGGTTCAGTTTATTTTAAAATAAGTACATTCCCTCAATACGGAGAATTGGCTAATTTGGATAAGCAGGAACTATTAGACGGTGCTTCCGGACGAGTTCTTAATGATGAATATGATAAAGAAAATGCAAGCGACTTTGTACTTTGGAAAGCATATACAGAAGATGACGGAGATGTTTATTGGGATTCTCCTTTCGGAAAAGGCAGACCTGGATGGCATATAGAATGTTCTGCTATGAGCTGCAAATATTTAGGAAAGCATTTCGATATACATACTGGAGGAGTTGATAATAAATTCCCTCATCATGAAAATGAAATAGCACAGAATGAAGCTGCTTTTAATGAAAAGTTCGTTAATTATTGGCTTCACTGCGAGCATTTGATAGTTGATGGCGAGAAAATGTCTAAATCTAAAGGTAATTTCTACACTTTAAGAGATTTACTTGATAAAGGACTTTCTCCTGAGGCTATAAGATACTCACTTATTAATTCTCATTATAGAAAACAATTAAATTTCACTATTGAAGGAATTAAACAGTCTCAAAGTGCTATTGACAGAGTTAATGATTTGATATTTAGATTAAAAGATATAAATAATACTGAATCTAATGAAATTAATGAAAATTTATTAAAAGAGTTAGAAGTTTCTAATGAAAAGTTTTCTGACTCTATTTACAATGATTTAAATATTTCCGAAGCACTTGGAATATTATTTACTTTGGTAAAAACTGTAAATACATCTTTTGATTCTATTAATGTAAATACAAGAGATGCTATATTAAAATTTATAGGGAGAGTAAATAATATTATAAACTGCTTTAATATGGGCGATACTGATAAAAAATCAAATAATGAAGACGAAGATAAAATAAATAAATTAATAGAAGAAAGAACTATTGCCAAAAAAGAGAAAAATTATCAAAAGGCAGATGAGATAAGAAATCAGTTATTGTCTATGGGAATAGAGATAATGGATACACCTCAAGGTGTTAAGTGGAAAAGAAAATAA